From one Triticum urartu cultivar G1812 chromosome 3, Tu2.1, whole genome shotgun sequence genomic stretch:
- the LOC125546236 gene encoding protein MITOFERRINLIKE 1, chloroplastic-like, whose amino-acid sequence MPPARRPREPLSLSLPGAGGRSQDFPSLFSDLTSLLLHHSPAAAATPHGRAPVFSSSTLSIPAPAAPAQAQAQSQPQAPTPLERAAIGACAGAAAGAFTYAALLPLDAVKTRLQAGAASRGSWQVFADILRADGPLGLYRGLSAVILGSATSSAIYFGTCELAKSLLRPHLPPFLVPPLAGASGNISSSAIMVPKELITQRLQSGAATGRSWQVLLQILQADGFFGLYTGYAATLLRNLPAGVLSYSSFEYLKAFALSKSNAANLTPGESVLCGALAGAISAGLTTPLDVVKTRLMTRVGAAQGSRTVVGTMQEVIAEEGLMGLSRGIGPRVLHSACFAAIGYCAFETARLMILKSYLESCERKAAAETKTGVAAA is encoded by the coding sequence ATGCCGCCGGCGAGACGCCCGAGGGAGCCGCTCTCCCTCTCGCTCCCGGGCGCCGGCGGCCGCTCGCAGGACTTCCCCTCGCTCTTCTCCGACCTCACCTCGCTCCTCCTCCACCactcccccgccgccgccgccaccccccaCGGCCGCGCCCCGGTCTTCTCCTCCTCCACGCTCTCCAtccccgcccccgccgccccggCGCAGGCGCAGGCGCAGTCCCAGCCGCAGGCGCCGACGCCGCTGGAGCGGGCGGCCATCGGGGCgtgcgcgggggcggcggcgggggcctTCACCTACGCGGCGCTGCTGCCGCTCGACGCCGTCAAGACGCGGCTCCAGGCGGGGGCCGCCTCGCGCGGCTCCTGGCAGGTGTTCGCCGACATCCTCCGCGCCGACGGCCCCCTCGGCCTCTACCGGGGCCTCTCCGCCGTCATCCTCGGCTCCGCCACCTCCTCCGCCATCTACTTCGGCACCTGCGAGCTCGCCAAGTCGCTGCTGCGCCCGCACCTCCCCCCGTTCCTCGTGCCCCCGCTCGCCGGCGCCAGCGGCAACATCTCCTCCTCGGCCATCATGGTGCCCAAGGAGCTCATCACGCAGCGCCTCCAGTCGGGCGCCGCCACGGGCCGCTCCTGGCAGGTGCTGCTCCAGATCCTCCAGGCCGACGGCTTCTTCGGCCTCTACACGGGGTACGCAGCCACCCTGCTCCGGAACCTCCCCGCCGGCGTGCTCAGCTACTCCTCCTTCGAGTACCTCAAGGCCTTCGCCCTCAGCAAGAGCAACGCCGCCAACCTGACGCCGGGGGAGAGCGTGCTGTGCGGCGCGCTCGCCGGCGCGATATCCGCGGGGCTCACCACCCCGCTCGACGTTGTCAAGACCCGGCTGATGACCAGGGTGGGCGCCGCCCAGGGGAGCCGCACGGTGGTGGGCACCATGCAGGAGGTCATCGCCGAGGAAGGCCTGATGGGTCTGTCCCGGGGGATCGGACCGAGGGTCCTGCACAGCGCCTGCTTCGCTGCGATTGGCTACTGCGCCTTCGAGACGGCCAGGCTCATGATCCTCAAGTCATACCTTGAATCGTGCGAGAGGAAGGCCGCTGCCGAGACCAAGACCGGAGTTGCCGCTGCCTGA